GGGCACATAAAAATCGAAGCCTTATAAATGGGGCCCGCATGGggaaaaatacttataaaaaagaacgaaacaaaaataaaaccggAAACTCACTTTTagaaagagcaacaaaaaaatcaagtaagaaaacttCAGTCGAGTCTGTtaaactgtgagatacccacttcTAATTTTCACGGATTGTTAAAATagagaaaattaattttctgaaaaatactgaaatttacTGAATGctaatttagtatatcaatgtactattacattaaaaatataacgtatagtataaaatacgtcagattgtcaaccaaataAGCTCCGGCCAACAAAAtcatatactgaaaaaatactgaaagaaAGCGaatgttgtatttggtatatcgatacaccatagatagatataccatagagtataaacTATGCCAAATTGTCGGCAGCAACCAAAAGCCTTATAgaattatttcttgaatttcCCTCTGACAATTTTGCTGAaggcacaaagttgtaataccaTTCCACCCTAAGGGtagagggtataaaaagctatacaaatttatttttttcgctttGAAGTGTCGACCACTTGCAGAAACTGATTAATTGGCACTTGAAGGGCATTCTCCATATCCCCGTCCGTCTTTGTGGTTGATGGAAGGCATTGTGTGCGATTTGTTCAACACAAGAACAGGGAGTCAAATGTCTTTCTTGTCCTTTTGCTGTCGCagtttgttgcatgcaacgacCACCCTCCAAAGTTGTCGCCGTCGCTTagcaaagcaaattaaaatgttgtccGTCGATGCAGTCaactttgtttttagttttttttggtgctctgcagatttttaattaattcaacgCAAAAAGGAAGAGAACAAAGTGCTAATGCCATATTTAAATGggtttttaattaacattgcGACAATCGAATCGACAATTCATGTGAATTTCATTCATATCGCTGCACAAAGAAGGCACTAATCTATGCTATGCACCACGAATGAtccacagacacacagacaatgATGAGCCACCGAAAATGGCATTTTCAACGCCACCCAACCACACACATTAATATAGCTTAGGCGAATGCAAATGGGCTTCGTGACAAATGACATGCAATTTTCCAACACAACAGAactaacactcacacacacacacacactcgcacacactctgAGTGTAGTATAGaagaatgcaattaaaacgaaCACCTCCGCCACACACAATCTACACACTCGCAGCTGGAAGGGTTTCTGGGTGAAAAAAGGACAAACCCTGCGGCCAAAAAGAATGGCGCATTAAAAGGACTTACAAAACTGGCGCCAAAACATTCAGCAGACGGTCACAAAGCAGTGTTACTGCCCCGCATTAGATACCAAAAAAACTTTCAACCCACCCCAGGCTGCCTTTACTTCCTCAACCGGagaacaaaacagcaaaaaaaaaggaaataatgCGACTGTCTGACCGATGTGGCTGCAGTTTTTGGTACGTTGGCGTCGCTCGGATTTTCCTGTCAGTCCCCGAGTTGTGCCCGCAAACAAAGCGCCCGCAGTCCAAGTGCGATAAATCCTCttgaaatacaacaaacaacagcaacaacgacagcagcagcacgaatgctaaagaaataaaaacaatagaaTGGGCACACAGCAAAAGCCCAGACAAAATGTGTGAAAAGCACAAACATTAATCCTagttagaaatatatttattatattgtaattgCTGCATGAAATGAGCTTTCGattttcaacagcagcagcagcggcagcaacaacaactaagcCACAAAATTCTTAGCAATCTTTTGccttaaaagaaaattcaactcaatttatttaaaatatcaagTGCTTTCACCACAAGCCGCCTCAAAGCATGCAATTTTCTGCAAGTGCGAAGCTTTGTGTATCTTTAAAATACTTGAAGAAATTGACTAACCACTAAGCTGGGAATCAACTTCACATTAAAGTAGTTGAGACACTTTATATAAACAGCTAAaaggcgtatacgtaattttcgTAGTTGGGCTAAGCAGATTATCGAAGTGAATTTAGAagaccaaaaaataatataaacatatgtacatatatagtagaataaaataataaaggcAATATacttaagtaaataaacaagagTTTTAATCATTTAAACCGCTTAAAGgtgtaatttttgtaattgtgCTAATTTGATTATCGAacttttaaacataaaaaaatagaaaataaacataaaataatacgTAGTGTTTCAAAATGCACAATAATAAGAGAAGTTTCATATAAACaaggcgtatacgtaatatttgtAGTTGTGCTTAGCAGATTATCAAAATGCACGAAAAGcatcaaaaataacaaatacataaaaaacaagtaaataaaaagtaattaaataaaagaaatttcatACAAACAGCTGTgagacgtatacgtaattctTTTAGTGGAACTACGCAGCTTAtcaaattaactttaaaacataaaacatcaataaataaataaaacgtaaTACGTTTTaggtaaataattatttaaatatataaactaataagtcaaatttcaaataagcAGCTAAgaggcgtatacgtaatttattAGTTGTACCTAATAACTTTtcaaaattactttaatacatacaaaatcaataaaaaaaagggaaaatttaataagtaGATAAATTAACATTCATACTCTATGTTAATAAGTGTTTAAAATCGATTTTCTAAAAAGTCTTACACTTACTAgtaacaaaattaattggggtaaataaataaattaaaatagtgaaaatcataaagactagagcaaaataaaaataactttgtgcggaaaacaataaaaataaaaatgaaaatacgtAATTATAAATAGATTACGAGATGTTATCATCATACGTTTcgtaattatattatttatataatataataaaaaaaaagtacatatattataaaaccAACCAGAACACAGTGTTGTCGCTTCATTAAAAGATTATTTTCGTGTCTTTGCTGCAACTGTGGCTTGTAACACAATTTGTGGCATTTATCGCTTCAGCAATCGCAGAGCGCTCAAGTGCGTTGCTTGGGTTTTTTTGGGACAGCAACAGGAGGCCTCTTAAAATTGCCAATGTAATTGTGGATGTCGCTCTCACTTCGCTTACTCTGCTCTCTTTCTGTGTTCTCTGTTTGTGTCCGACTCGTCAACTTTGGTCAACGTTTCATTGCGttgcgtttattttttgtgcgtgtgtttgtgattGTTTCCGCTTGAGCGAGCAAACACGAATTGCAAATTTCAGGCACGCATCAATGATATCTCGTCATtggaattcaatttgcattgtcCATACGCCACGGTGTCTACCGCAGTGCCACAAGCTCGCATTCCGCAATTTACGATGCGGGGGGGGCAGCGAATTGCAGAGTGCGATGGAAGGAGATCTGCTTGTTTGATGTTTCGAGTGTGGGGAGGAGGACCATTTGGCTTTCGTCTTTTGGTGTGTTTGTGGTTCTGCTAGTGGCTTGGCCCGCGGCTTGTGGCTATCAATTTCCGTCAACGCTTCGcaaaatttgcaaacatttacgtgaacaaacacacaaacacacacagatgcagACAAACACAGATTTATAGATGGCACAGATTCCATTTATACGCATTTAATAGCATGttgtgtaattaatttaaagcacTTTACAGTTTCCATTTAACAAACTGATTGTCATTATCATTCCCTAGCCCATTGCCAAAgccattatcattatcattattattatttcaattgcatttttatgttaaCTCCTTCCGCCACAAAGGCTAATTAAGTTTACTTGTTTTGACGGCTCgtgtaacaaacaaaaaaaaatgtgcatatttgaaatgaaataaaatactgtATAATATGTGTAACAAgtttaaataatgcaaataattagCAACGAGTTTTGCAAATTTCTCATTGAATTCCCTCTAAAACAAACAATGTGGACAATTTAATAACAACTGCAAATAAACTAATCATAATTTAGAGCtttgatttccattttaattaatataatttatccCGACTCAATAAGGAGTATTTATTATCTGCAATAAATCACAAGTTtcttaaagtataaataaacaaaaggaaTTTTCCTTTAATCCTGCCAAGCAGTTAGATAAATCACACAGCTTGTTTGtgtctacatatgtatgtgctttACCAAAAATACTTGATGTGGccgcaaatgaaatgctttgACATTTTGCAAATGCCATTATTAAATCAGTTTGCCAGCAATGTATGCCGCATAGTTTGAGGATTAGCTGCAAGTGAAACACTACTTACACGCATCAATGTCTGTCTCGacccccaaaaagtatgcaatacttTTTGTTTGACATTTGCTAGGAGTCAAACTCTCCACACGAAACCCTAATAACCATTTGCATaagtaaatatgttatatataagTGTACATGTATTTATCTTCTGTAAATTTCCAACTgcttctatgtgtgtgtgtgtgttttaattttttgaaaaggGCCACGAAATTTGAGGCTGTCGAATGTAAATGGCTAGCAAAACTcattagcaaatatttgtcgtaacaacaagagaaacaacaacaacaacaacaacgataacgacaacgacaacaaaaaattcacTTAACACTCGACCACAAAAGTTTTGGACGGAAACAGACTGAGGATGATAAGGACTAACGGCTGACGGGTCACAAGCGAAATGAAGTTTTTGGCAAATCGTTTATAAATCGCTTTGCTGGCAAACCAAACCAATGCCAGATGCTTCTCCAGGTGCTCGCAACCGCAGGCGGACGATTGAAAGCCGTATTTGGAGGACGAGTCACTCACATAGTGTTTGCTCTCCTACATAGGATTGCTTTACGAGGGTTACACCGTACTTCCGGctgaaaattttgcaaatgcgAAGGGACCAAAGGCAAACGAGGCAAAAAGACGAAATTGTAGCGAAAAGGttaataatttgcaatatCCGCTGCATGCAGCGCCACTTCCGGTTTCCGTTGTCCATGCTAGTGCTAACCGCACAACAATAAACACAAAGagacttacacacacacagacgcagagAGTGTAACCGCTTCCTCgtaaacaaaatcaaacaacTTTGAGCCGGTGGCGTTGGCAGATTTTCAGCAGCGTGTCTTTAATTGTGGCCCATTGTCTATTCCAAATGAGTGACTTTGAGGTAGGTCTACAGTACCATCGCATCAACAGCAAACGGTTCGATGCCTGTCTCTAAGGACCTTGCCattacattttacaatttccaCGTTTTACCGACggcatttttttcgttttttccaCTATGTATATGAATTTTGTTGGCTCACAGAAACGCCGACAAAATCAAGGATTCAAACATAACATTTGACATCTGGACATGTTTGAGAGCACGTGGAGAGCGCAAGTTTGAGAGCGTAAGCATTGAACGTGTTTGAGAGCGTGTGCCAAACAAGTTTGAGAGAGCGTGTCTAACATGCTCGAGAGAGCCGAGCACAAGTTGCAGGGGCGGCAGCAGCTTAACAGCTACTATTGAGGGGTTAAAAGATGTTTGAAGTTCGCttatattataagaatatatGTTAGAAGACTTTATAACGGGAAAATGAAAGtgttttcttaatatttgGAACATTTTGTATCAGGCTTGGGTTTGCTTCTTGCATAGAATTCATTGTGTTTAAATAGCCGGAAAAGTAATCATTTATAAGAAGTATGAGATAGCCTTGTTTATTTCATTAAGATCTCTATAAGACAACAAATTTATCAGTACCGCTTAAACTACTcattaaataaaccaaattccACTTTAGCTCCAGTGATACTGTAATTAAAGTGACGTCAAGACACAAGCGATACGCACAACTGACCAGATGATTATGATAATCCTTTGATTGCGAACCTATTAATTGCTTACAGCACAATTATTGTTACCCTAAGCTGCTTTTATGATTGATCAATAAGTGGAAATTCATGCGACTGACCCACATATGAGGGCGGCCTGATGGGTTGGCTTGACTTGGCTGCTTAACACTGCACGTGCTTTAACAGATTTCTgttaaaatgtgaaaattctTTGATGCTTTAAGCGTTGCAACCGCACTGGTTGCGGGTGGACCTTGTGTGGGGAGGAGTGAGGAGAATGAGGTTCGAGTGAATAAGAGCAGGGGATGAACTGCGGAGGGCTGAGGTCTGAGGTCTGGGTCTTGGCAGCACAACATCAACACGGCTTTTGTTGTCCGGGACAATGTCTGAGCCAGGCACAACGGCAACGCCagcgcaacaaaaacaatgcatgcaacaacaacaacaacaacggacGCCACTGCAAGAGGACAGCGAAAGCTGTTGCGGGGGTTGTGGCGAGTGCTCAAAAGTAGGCTTCATTTTAACACTTAACATGTTAAAATTACATTCgctgctgttattattattatttttacccCTCTTCCACTCGCTCGATGTGTGGGCGTAtgtttgcaattgctgttgttgttgttgttgtggatgtggttgttgttgttgccttttgttgctTATTCTGCTCGTTAAATGTCAAGCGGCAAGTTGAGAGAAAGTCAATGACCGGCAAACGCTTACGAAAAAAAAGATGtaataacaatagcaaaagTTTGTTTTGGAGTTGAATGAGCGCACTTAGTTAGTGTACGCTGGGTTAGGGTTAgttcctcctcttcctcttcttcttgttattgttttttctacAGTATTTTTTCTAGTCGTTTTTTTCTCGTGGTGTTGAGAATACATTCCGTTGTTCTATAGGCGCGTTAACAAGTTGCCAAacaatgtgaaatgtgaaatgagaaatgagcaatgtgaaatggaaaatggaaaatgtaaaGTGTGGAAGGCAATCCGCGGAGCAGAAAATAAGCTatgatttaatttagtatgcaaattgaatttgtaatgtCATTTAATATCGCCTTGGAAGCGAAAAAGATTGTTTTAGCTTAAATAGATTAAAAGCTTAATGGCTACATATAAGATATCCTCAAAgctaatttattgaaatcggcaaacaaaaatataataaacttcatgaaaacattttatggTTTCAAATTCGAAACATttcttcattcattttcatattaaaataagcaTTTGTTAGGAATATTTTCATATgataatttactttataaataccagtaagcaaatatttaaaaatggttATCCAAATGTTTTCTCTTGAATttgttacaaatattttgctcaaCAGTTGCTCAGTTTGTGGCAAGTTAAagcacaatttgcatattgaaaACTGtgagaaaaattaaattatttatttacttattgccaatgcaaatttgaacaaaaatagaaaCGCAAGCAGGTAGGAATTCATTAATAGAGACTGCACAACTGAAAGCTACCCTTTTGCCAATgtaaaccataaaaaaaagtgaactCAGCTCTGCTTAGAACACTTAGTTTGCAAATAGAATGTCTgatgctttttcttttgtcaTTTGACTGTCAAATGCATTGACACAACATTATGATACCCGCTTCACGCAGTTTACGAGAGTAGGGTagagaaaaagaaacacacacaacgctTGTGAAAACAGCAGTTGTGTGTGAATACTAGAAGCATGAAGTTGAAAgaacacaacaataaaaaaaaatcagaaagGAGGAAAATCAAGCAACAGTAAcaaactaacacacacacacacacacacacacacacacacacacacatacggacacagacacagagagcGATATACAAGGATTCAGTGAGGCAACCGTGGCCCATTTTCCAAACCCATTCGCCGAGAATCGAGGTTTGCCCACCTTTTGGCGGTCGCATCGTAAAATCGCAGAGATCCAACCGCACTCAAAGAAATTatgcgaaaacaaaaatgcagcaCTTGGGGGAAAAGCTGACTGTTGCCTCTGACTGCGAGAGAAAAGTGTGGAatatggcaaacaaaacagaacggaacaggcaacaaaatggcagcacacacacacacacacacactcgcatacacacGCTTGCAGGATAAACATAAAAGCAAACGCGGACTGGCAGCGAGCGAATAAGCAAACAGccttaataaaaatttcatttccttAATCAAATGCAttatcaaattacaaaaacaacaacaacagcaaggaCAAAAGCCTTGTCAGTGGCGGTATCAGCGTAGGCGTTGTGGGCGTGTCTACATAATGTGCAGCCACAAGAGCAAGAGCATAAAAAGAATATTGTTATCCTTCGTCTCAACCCAACGCTTAACTTCTTCACAAAGCCAACATCAATTGGAATCGAGAAACACGTCGCACACCTCATTTGAAGCGCACAGTTAACCCAGAGTGTCCCTGCTGAGTTCTCTCACTCACTTCCTCCTCCCATATCTTCTACtcaatttctctctctctccttttccacacacacaaaaaagaaactcaCAGTAGTCTTGGCTGGAATTGAGAATTCAAAATGTACAAATTGTCAAGCGAAAGTTAAAAATCAAACGAAACTAAAAGCACtgcagaaataaatataaattcaaaaataccCTATACTATTAAAGAAAGGTATAACGAAAGATAATAACAGTATAAGTAATACGAATTAATTACATACTGTATAGCGTTAAACAAATgtcataatatttttgaatacatatttttaaagttttaaggTTACCAAATACGAAATACCCTCAATTTGataccaaattattaaaaatacaaaaaataatttaaaggtataaaaagtttaaaaaaaatatgtgaatattATGAGATACaactatatttcaaattagttgTATTGACAAAGTTTTAAagattttatgaatattttagaTATTATCTCCAAAAACCTTCTCAAAACTTGTGATACTTATTGAACAAATACTTACCTCTATAGGGTATTTATTAGTCGTATACATGctcttacatatgtatgtgtgaataTCTCTTATTGGCATTTGGCtgctttcaatatttttgaaatattttttattttagctaACAAATCAGATTCAGCTCTAACATGATTGAGAGCACTATATTTCGCCCTACTACTAAAAGGTCCAGTTACAATTCCATGTGAAAACGAATGTCCtgtttgcacacacacacacacacacactaatacacacacacagctacaACATGCAATGCTTATTTCGAAATAAGCTGAAAAATCAATgattgcatttacattttgctAGATTTGTGCATTGGAATTATGCCAAGCGTCTAGTGCGTCCttaaatgttgttgcttttgccgatgatgttgttgttgctgctggtgcttttgctgttggtgctgcaaGCGGAAACTGGGCGAGGGGGAGGGGAGCAAAAGATTCGAAGCAGCAGCGCCTGATAGCTCGCAACTGCAAAGTCCTTTGGCGTGGTGAGGAAATtagaaatggaaattattatcgtaatttgaaatgttgttgttattcgtgtttgttgttgctgctgtcatgTAATTGCACAGCAACAgaacacagcaacaaccaaaCGAACTCAGCTTAAGAGGAGCGCACTCAATGCTGCTAATAGTAGAAGTTTGCTGCCGGCTGAGGCTGCTCTTTTAAGCTTGGAATGTTGGTAAACAGCTTGCTGAAAGCACTTTAAACAGTAACTGGCTAACTAAAATTCAATACTActaattatttacttaatgtATATCAGATCAAATGAATGTACAATTAATACCAATACTATGGAACTTAAGCAGTATTAACAACACAACTTAATTGATATAGTACATCATTGCTTTCATGAAAcactattaatataaataggGTCATTTAGTTGTTTACTTTCTTCCAACAACataatttagatttaattcTTTGGCAATTTACAACGGCAAACTAAATGTACTCATTTATGTGCTGAAAGTCATTTAGACAAATACCACTTACATGTTGAATAtgattaaatgataaatacaCAGTTATTTTTTCTATTCCGCAGTCTGtccacaaaaataatacaacaaagcTAACACAAACATATCGCACAACAACATTAATGTGCTTgcattgttatcgataaaatGCAGCCTGCCAAAATGAAGTCGATAAGTTTGCAGCCGTCGACATTGTGTTATCGATATAGTCTGCCAGTGTTCACTTATTTCAAAACAGAGCTTCCATGCTAAATTTGACAATTCCAAATCAATAAATAGGACAGACTCTGTAAGTTAGCTAATCAGTTCAGCAGCACGTttgaacagcagcagttgtgcacttttgaattgaaatttaatcgAAATGGTGAgactaatttttaaattattgtttttttttttttttttaatttattttaattatttagtatgAGTACAAACAGTATAGTGACGATACGAATGCGTTGAGTCGAGTGCAACCGCAAGTGATGCCAGAGCAGGGTCGGGCTGGTCAGTACACAAATAAGTTGCACTACTTGAGGAAGTATCTGCTCGACGAGCTGGTTACCAAGAAGTTTGCCATGGACTTTATGGAACCGGTGGATGCGGTGGCACTGCAAGTGCCCAATTATTACCAAGTGATAACCAGACCCATGGATGTGGGCACGATTATCAAGCGTGTCCATAATCGGTATTATCATTGTGTCGATGATCTGGTTCATGACTTTCGTTTGGTAATAAGCAACTGTTACACATTCAATCGTCCTGGGGATGTGGTTTACTGTAACTGCCAGAAGCTGGAGAAATTCTTTCACAGGGTGCTTAATAAGATGCCACGAGGCGAGGAAAAGCCTAGCACAAAGGATCCCCGTGGCTCAGGCTCGGAGAAGAACAACGAAGCCGTTCAGCGTCAGTGTCGGGAATTATTGAGAAAACTACAGATCTCGATTTCGAATGAGGACGACAGAAGTATTCACAGGtatttcaacaacaaattggaAATCTTATCGCTAAGACTTGACCAATGTGCCATCCGAACTGTCGAAGAATTCCGATTCGAAATTAATGAGATATTTCAAGACTTCCATGTTCAAGTGGAAACTTTCTACGAGTTATACCATAGCGTCTGTGAGCACCCATCTCTGCCGACCTATGACAGATGTAATCTGTTCCGGCATCATCAGGACTTCGATCCACCTGTGTTGGACAATGAAGATATTACCCAACTGCTTTATACTCTTAAACGCGCTGAAAGTAGCGTCGAGCAATGTCAAAAGTCATATAGCGAAGAAGAGGAACGACGGGCCAGAGATCTCCTCCAGGCATTCTATTCCACTGCATTTCGCATAAAGCAAAAACTATGCAATGATGGCATGGGGAGAGAAGAGGAAGCCGATGCGGAAGAGGAAAATGGCCACGACGAGGATGAAGGAAGGGAGGAAATCAATCATAAAGATAAACAATTAGGAGAAAATGAGGAAAACTGCGAGGAAGAGCAAGATGATGAAAATGAGGTAAACGATCAAGCGAATGAAACCGAGAGTATTgagaaaatgaatgaaaattgagtgaaaatacaacaaatgaaTTTGTCTTTAGAAATTAAAGAAGCAATTTGAGGTTCGATTCCGGGCAATTCGACAGTCTGGGAGG
This is a stretch of genomic DNA from Drosophila albomicans strain 15112-1751.03 chromosome 3, ASM965048v2, whole genome shotgun sequence. It encodes these proteins:
- the LOC117568377 gene encoding uncharacterized protein LOC117568377 encodes the protein MYEYKQYSDDTNALSRVQPQVMPEQGRAGQYTNKLHYLRKYLLDELVTKKFAMDFMEPVDAVALQVPNYYQVITRPMDVGTIIKRVHNRYYHCVDDLVHDFRLVISNCYTFNRPGDVVYCNCQKLEKFFHRVLNKMPRGEEKPSTKDPRGSGSEKNNEAVQRQCRELLRKLQISISNEDDRSIHRYFNNKLEILSLRLDQCAIRTVEEFRFEINEIFQDFHVQVETFYELYHSVCEHPSLPTYDRCNLFRHHQDFDPPVLDNEDITQLLYTLKRAESSVEQCQKSYSEEEERRARDLLQAFYSTAFRIKQKLCNDGMGREEEADAEEENGHDEDEGREEINHKDKQLGENEENCEEEQDDENEVNDQANETESIEKMNEN